Proteins from a single region of Strix aluco isolate bStrAlu1 chromosome 5, bStrAlu1.hap1, whole genome shotgun sequence:
- the SPX gene encoding spexin, translating to MKGLRKLTASAMALFLAASFIASSWSAPQAHFQRRNWTPQAMLYLKGAQGRRFISDENQRKDLFDRMQLETRSQNTNPLSLSEAAALFLSSLWKAQEEVEEENSHHPGYLTDNLSNW from the exons ATGAAG GGACTCCGTAAACTGACAGCATCTGCAATGGCACTGTTCCTGGCAGCATCCTTCATAGCTTCCTCCTGGAGCGCACCTCAG GCTCATTTCCAAAGGAGAAACTGGACTCCTCAGGCTATGCTCTATTTGAAGGGTGCAC AGGGACGTCGATTCATTTCAGATGAGAACCAGCGAAAGGATCTGTTTGACAGAATGCAGCTTG AAACACGCAGCCAAAACACaaatcctttatctctttctgaaGCTGCAGCACTGTTCCTTAGTTCCTTATGGAAAGCACAAGAAGAAG TTGAAGAAGAAAACAGTCATCACCCTGGCTACTTGACAGATAATCTATCAAACTGGTGA